One Triticum dicoccoides isolate Atlit2015 ecotype Zavitan chromosome 5B, WEW_v2.0, whole genome shotgun sequence genomic window carries:
- the LOC119305629 gene encoding gibberellin-regulated protein 12-like, whose product MALAGRLLVLLAVALLAVSIIAEHKVFASGTEEHEDNVYRVSKGGQGSLKIYQCKPACEYRCSDTKYRKPCLFFCNKCCNTCLCVPSGFYGHKDECACYNDWKTKEGHPKCP is encoded by the exons ATGGCCCTGGCTGGTaggctgctcgtcctcctcgccgtcGCGCTTCTTGCCGTCTCCATCATCGCCGAACACAAG GTGTTTGCGTCAGGGACTGAAGAGCATGAGGATAATGTGTACCGAGTGAGCAAG GGAGGACAGGGCAGTCTCAAGATATACC AGTGCAAGCCGGCGTGCGAGTACCGGTGCAGCGACACCAAGTACAGGAAGCCGTGCCTCTTCTTCTGCAACAAGTGCTGCAACACCTGCCTGTGCGTGCCGTCGGGCTTCTACGGCCACAAGGACGAGTGCGCCTGCTACAACGACTGGAAGACCAAGGAGGGACACCCCAAGTGCCCCTAG